A region from the Ptychodera flava strain L36383 chromosome 12, AS_Pfla_20210202, whole genome shotgun sequence genome encodes:
- the LOC139144906 gene encoding synaptic plasticity regulator PANTS-like, with amino-acid sequence MVAAIFVVAGDCQVTNLRHLEQNSVQDGYPVPDPIFPHALYREMGQGTRLASSEKHAKHTKILPCSIYKRRFTDCKSIGNWIHSFYVYGKSPECDQMKLDYEICKIWERTGDEEAQERMMERESQRQEEKRKRPPVWELRTSPPEDWHKPLPNQES; translated from the exons atggtagcagccatatttgttgtagcaggtgactgtcaggtgactaacctccgccatcttgaacaaaattctgttcaagatggctacccggtacctgaccctatatttccccacgccctctaccgggaaatgggtcagggaaccagactagctTCCAGTGAAAAACACGCAAAGCATACG AAAATTCTACCTTGCTCAATATACAAGAGGCGATTCACAGATTGTAAAT cAATAGGGAACTGGATCCATTCCTTCTATGTGTACGGAAAATCACCAGAATGTGATCAAATGAAACTGGAttatgaaatttgtaaaatatgggAAAGGACGGGTGATGAAGAAGCTCAG GAGAGAATGATGGAAAGAGAGTCACAGAGACAAGAGGAAAAGAGGAAACGCCCTCCAGTCTGGGAACTGCGTACATCTCCACCTGAAGACTGGCACAAGCCACTACCTAATCAAGaaagctga
- the LOC139146026 gene encoding large ribosomal subunit protein mL44-like translates to MAAIMCTCVCRSRTTVLGQFLGRTLLRTSKPIITEPSVRSVSHWLRKYTWYLEKMRRKHERKFGPPPPVPRSEHIELPWDYNSELYGFGKRLGEDFNEHTLRVAFTHKEFVQQEAEKRRELGMESSQTELNLQDNEELAEVGQDFASEYIKSYLRLVYPNFPDEGVKSVSDHLTGVELTSHIGSNLGAEDLIQYPVYPYPREVVQKTLHAVVGALLEQGADRAGLFVRDMFLPQLIGKDINDLWKIEDPMTILVNILEQRGQGLPEARMIRQTGSSTLVGMYMVGIYSDKKLLGFAPGESVLEAEDQATRVALKNIFGTNPESSPPIPVDGNAGKQMHHSAIEHLRQRNKVPQLQSGQQVNRTALAE, encoded by the exons atggctgccatcatgTGCACATGTGTCTGTAGATCGAGGACCACAGTTTTAGGACAATTCTTGGGCAGGACACTTCTGAGAACATCTAAACCGATAATAACAG AACCCAGTGTACGCAGTGTGTCACACTGGCTGAGAAAATACACATGGTATCTGGAGAAAATGAGAAGGAAGCATGAAAGGAAATTTGGACCTCCTCCACCAGTGCCAAGATCAGAGCACATAGAGTTACCATG GGATTACAACAGTGAATTGTATGGCTTTGGCAAAAGGCTTGGCGAAGATTTCAATGAACACACTCTGAGAGTCGCTTTCACACACAAGGAGTTTGTACAGCAGGAAGCTGAGAAAAGGAGAGAATTAGGCATGGAAAGCAGTCAAACAGAACTCAATTTGCAGGATAATGAAGAACTCGCAGAAGTAG GCCAAGATTTTgcttcagaatatatcaaatcaTATCTGAGATTGGTATATCCAAATTTTCCAGACGAGGGTGTCAA ATCTGTGAGTGATCACCTCACTGGAGTGGAGTTGACGTCCCATATTGGTAGTAACCTTGGAGCTGAAGATCTTATCCAGTATCCC GTCTATCCATACCCCAGGGAAGTTGTACAGAAAACACTACATGCTGTGGTTGGAGCACTTCTGGAGCAG GGAGCAGATAGGGCGGGTTTGTTTGTTCGTGATATGTTCCTTCCACAACTGATCGGCAAGGACATCAATGACCTGTGGAAAATTGAagatcccatgactatcctggTGAATATCCTGGAACAAAGAGGTCAAGGGTTACCAGAAGCCAG AATGATACGACAGACTGGTTCATCAACTCTGGTTGGGATGTACATGGTAGGAATTTACAGTGACAAGAAATTGCTGGGTTTTG CTCCTGGTGAGTCTGTGCTGGAAGCTGAAGATCAAGCAACCAGAGTGGCCCTGAAGAACATCTTTGGAACGAATCCGGAATCATCGCCACCAATCCCCGTGGACGGAAATGCGGGAAAACAAATGCATCACTCTGCAATTGAACATTTGCGGCAACGGAACAAAGTTCCACAATTGCAAAGTGGACAACAGGTCAATAGGACAGCACTGGCAGAGTAA